A segment of the Methanomassiliicoccaceae archaeon DOK genome:
CCGTCTCCTGTGGGTCGGAGACCAGCGCCAGCGTCATCGCCAGCATCACCACGGCCAGGGCCGTGGCCATTATCGCTTTGTTCATTTGATCACCCGCTGCGACCGTTCGAACGGTCTGCGGATGGTCATCCCGCGCCTGCCTATTTCACCGAGGTGCTGTTCAATAGCGAGGTTAAATCTAAGGGCGGACGAAGGTATAGCTTCCTCAATAGGGCCGCGGATATCCGTCGATAGTCGAAATTCTACCTATGCCTATGTACGACTCTGCACATCTAATTAAATAGAACCAATACATCTGGCACATAGGGATAGGATGCCTATGAAACTAAGACTCTTCGAGTCCAGACGCGGACGCGACGCTTCCCGTTCGGACCGTCCCAGGTACGTGTCGTCTCTCCAGAGGGACGTGCAGAAGTACACGGGATGGACGGAGGACAACGTCAGGTCCGACTACAGGGCCTCGAAGTCGGTCCACACGATCATGACCCTCGGGTACATGGAGTACTGCGACGGGGTGCTCGTGCTGACCAGCAAGGGGAGGATGCTGATGCAGAACGTGTCGGTTCCGGCCCCGATGGCCACGGATTGAGCCGCGGCAGTGACGGAACACGGTTCTCAGAAGGTGCTCCAGTCGGCACCAGGTCGATTCGGATGACGGCCGGTTCTTCGCATTTAGGCGGGACGTCCGAAGACGTCCAAGAATGTTGTATGGGGTTTAACGGCGGAGACGGAAACGCCGCCCCCGCCGCCGGCCGACGCTCAGTCGAGCGTGGCCTTCTTGTAGAGCGACAGGTCGGCGCCCAGGGGGATGGTGGCGTCGAAGCCGACCTTCCACGTGGTCTTCCCGTGGGAGCTGGGGTCCAGCGACGAGCCGGCGGCGCCGGGGATCTTCAGGATCCTGTCGGCCTGCATCCTGGTGGCGACGGCCCACTCGACCTCCTTGTCGTCGAAGATGTCGATGTCGTCGTCCACGATGATGACCTGCTTCATGGAGGGGTGCCCGGTGAACGCGGCCATGATCGCGTTCACCCCGTCGCCCTCCTTGTTCTTGGCGATGGAGACGACCCCGTTCAGCCAGCAGCATCCTCCCTCTGTGAGCCTCACGTTCTTAACGCGGGGGACGGCCTGCCTCACGGTCTTCAGGATCATGGGCTCCCTGGGGAGTCCCATGAGCATGTAGTGCTCCCAGCCTCCGGGCAGGAGGGCGTGGAAGATCGGGTCCTTCCTGGTCCAGATGCGGTCGATCTCGATGACGGGCTGCTGCCTCTCGAAGTCGTAGGTTCCGGTGATGTCCACGAACGGCCCCTCTTTGGTCTCGTTCAGGGTGATCCTCCCCTCCAGGACGTAGTCGGTGTCCGCGGGGACCAGGAGGCCGTTGTCGGTGCGACCCACCCTCAGGGGGGTGCCGTGGCCCTTCCTGAACATGGAGGACGCGACCTCCAGCTCGTCGGCGCCGAAGTCCATGGATGTGGCGGCGGCGAGCAGGACCTCCGCCCTGGCGCCGACGCAGATGGCGATCCTGAGCTCCTCGCCGTTCTTCTTGGCCATGTTGTAGATCGTGAAGAGGTGCCTGGGGACGAGCCTGACCGCGATGTGGTTGCGGTCCATGATCATCATCCTGTGGAAGGACACGTTCTTGGTGCTGTTGTAGTCGGTCACGATCACGCCGGACGTGATGTAGCGGCCGCCGTCCTCGGGGAAGTACTTCGGGATGGGCAGCTTCATGAGGTCCAGCTCCGCCTGGACCTCCCTGAACTCGGGGGAGTCCACGACCTCGCAGGGCTCGGGGCTGGTGATTGCGTGGAGGAGGTGCTCCACGATGCCGTCCTTCGGGACGTTGAGTGCGGCGGCGATCTTCTCCCTGGTGGAGAACAGGTTGCCGACTGCCCTCCCGCCGTTGAGGTCCTCGAACACGACGGTCTTCGACTGGTCCTCCATGAGCTTCCTCGTGACGTCGCGGGTGTCGGGGTCGGTGGGGCCCTGGACGGTCACGACGTCTCCGGAGATGGATTCCTTGACTGACATGAGCACCCGTATGCAGTGGCCCGTGTTTCTATTTTCTGTCGTCGCAGCCTGCCGCTGACGACCCATCTCCCTCTGGTGCCGTCGACTCTGGTGAGCATCCCGGACGTCTTCAGCCTGTCAACCGCCGTGACCACACGGGACCTGGGTACGTTCAACCGTTCGGCTATGGCCGATATGGAGAGCGTCCCGTCCTCGGAAAGCAGGGAGACGACCTGTCCATCCAGGATGTCCTTGTCCGTGTCGGACGGCACGAGCGACAGGCGGACGGTGACTCTGGCCGGTTCCATCTCCTCGGTGAACGCTGGACTGGGCAGCCCCAGGCTCTTGCAGTAGGACAGTATGCGATGGATGCCGCTCCCGGCATGTTCCACAGCACCTATGAGGGAGAACATGGTCGCCATCGTCTGGTTCCTCGGATCGCTGACCCCTCCGGCCATCGCCGTATCCAGAGGTATGCGGAACGTGCCGCAGTTGCGGACAGAGAACGACCTGGGGCGCCATTCCACGAGGATCCCTCCTCTTCCGCGATAGTCAGCGTTGACAAGTGCGTTTACCAGCATCTCTCTCATGCATTTGTCAAGTTGGGTGTCCTCCACGCGCCTCATGTCGTCGTCTATCGCCATCCTCCTTCCGGTGACGGTCTTCAATGAGTTCATGACCCTGATGTAGAAGTCGTAGACGTTCCCGGACCATTCGCCGTCCCCGCTGGTGATCCTCAGGCTCCATTCGTCATCCGAGACGTATTCGCGGTAGTCGAGATGGTAGTTGTACGACTCGGACATTATGCAGTACGAGCGTCCGAACATAAGGAGTCCGGCGAGCGTCGGTACGAGCGTCCCTTCCGAATCCACCGCTGCACCCACGACTCTCAGGAACTCCCCATCATCCAGGTTGTTCCAGGGGTGCTCTCCTTTCAGGGTGCGCATGCTGTTCCTGAACGCGGAGACTGTTCCGGGGTCGAAATCGCTGATGCCGGATGTGTTGACGGGCACCCTGTCCGTGGGGCCGGACATCGAGTCCGTGATCATCGAGTTGATCTCGTCGGGGGTGCATCTGTAATCCCCTTCCCCATTTCTTCTGAAGGAGTTGCGTGTATTGCCGTTGATGAACAAGGGACGGTCTTTGCGGTCTGCGCGTGGTACCCTGATGACGATGAGTTCCTTCCCATCGACATCGGTGATAACCACGTCCGAATCCGTGAGCAGGTTCGCGCTGACCTTCTCTGTGTTGTTCAGTCCGTTCCAGAGTCCGTTCAATGTGCCCTGTACGTCAGGAACACCTTCGATGACCATCCCCTTCTCGTCATCTTCCACCACCCCGAGAACTATCGTCCCTCCGTTGGTGTTGGCGAATGCGGAATACGTCTCCCAGAAACTTTTAGGGAAGCCCCCCTGTGCGCTCTTTACTTCCAGTTCCACATTTTCTTTTATAATGTGTTTGAAGTCGGTAGATTCAGGGGAGGTCATAACAATAGATTGTTCTGTTATTTTATAATCATTTCTTCATTGTTTCAAGTTGAATGATTGAAAATGAATATTCAGAATAATCATAATCATAATTATTATTCAGATTCTCACTTAATTTTGTAAAAAATGTAGAAATTCACGTCGAATTTGATATAATCATTTTTTGCATATTGATAAAAAATAATAATTGAAATTTCTGAATAATCAAAAATGAATAATCGAATAATTCTTTCAATGTTCGAACCAGGATAGTCCTGTCGATTCCCGGTCCCATCATTATTGCACGCACGCGAATGTGTAAAATACGGGTTCGCGATGAACACTCATGTCCGACCAGATCGAGGATACGATCAGGAAATTCGCTCTTCAGAACGCCGTCTTCTTCAAAGGCAAGGCCAACCCCAAGGCCGTCGTCGGGAAGATCCTCGGGGGATGCCCCGAACTCAGGTCCAAGGCCGCCGAGATCACCCCTCTGATCAACCAGATCGTGGAGGAGGTCAACGCCATGGGGCTGGAGGCGCAGACGAAGGCCCTGAGCGAGATGGACTCCTCCATGCTGGTCAAGGAGAAGAAGGAGCGCCACTACGAGCTCCCGGAGCTCAAGAACGTGGACGGCCGGGTCGTCATGCGCATCGCGCCCGGCCCCTCCGGCCCGCTGCACATCGGCCACACGAGGGTCTCCGTACTCAACGACGAGTACGTCAAGAGGTACGGAGGGGACCTCGTCCTCAGGTTCGAGGACACGAACCCCGAGAAGATCGACCCCGACGCCTACGACATGATCCCCGAGGACCTGGACTGGCTCGGCGTCAAATGCAACAGGACCTACATCCAGTCGGACAGGTTCGAGATGTACTACGACTACACGAGGAAGCTCCTGGAGATGGGCAAGGCCTACGTGTGCACATGCGACGCGGACCACTGGAGGGAGCTCAAGGAGCACAGGCAGGCCTGCCCGTGCCACGACCTCCCGGTCGAGGAGCAGCTGGACAGGTACGACAGGTTCCTGGCCGGGGAGTACGAGGAGGGCAAGGCCGTCGTGGTCGTCAAGACCGACCTCAACCACCCCAACCCCGCCGTGAGGGACTTCGTCGCCCTGAGGCTCGTCTCCCATCCCCACCCCAGGACCGGCGACAGGTACGTCGCGTACCCGATGATGAACCTCTCAGTGGCCATCGACGACCACGAGATGGGCATGACGCACGTCATCCGCGGGAAGGACCACCTCAACAACACCCTCCGCCAGGAGTACATCTTCGACTACTTCGGATGGAAGAAGCCCGAGTACTATCACTACGGGCTCGTCAACATCCCCGACACCGTCCTGAAGACCTCCATCATCAAGGGCGAGATCCAGAACGGGACGTACTCCGGATGGGACGACGTCAGGACCGGGACCGTCCGCGCCATGGAGCGCAGGGGCATCAGGCCCGAGGCGATCCGCAGGTACTGGGTCGAGGCCGGCATGAAGGCCGTGGACATCCAGTTCTCCTGGGACAACCTGTACGGCATGAACAGGGACATCATCGACGCCGAGAGCAACAGGTACTTCTTCGTCCGCGACCCGGTCAGGTACGACATCGACGGCGTCGACGTGATCGAGGGCTCCGCCCCCAAGCATCCCGACCACCCCGAGAGGGGCGACAGGGTCTACAGGCTGGAGGACCCCAGGACCGTGTTCCTCGCAGGCGAGGACTCCAAGCTGTTCCAGGAGGCCGAGAGGATCAGGCTCAAGGACCTGTGCAACCTCGAGTACGGCCTCCCCGCCAGGTACGCTGGGAACGACGTCTCCATACTCAAGCAGGGCGTCCGCGCCGTGCAGTGGGTCGGAAGGGACTCCGAGGAGGCGACCCTGCTGATGCCCGACGGAGAGGTCTGGTCCGGTCTGGCCGAGAGGGCACTCATGGACGAGCCCGGCGAGATGGTCCAGCTGGAGAGGATCGGGTTCGCCAGGATCGAGAAGAGGGAGCCCGGAAAGGTCTCCATGGTGTTCGCGCACCGCTGAAACGCTCAAAGACGGGGGTCCATCCCCCGTCACAGGAAAATCGCCATGTACAACGGCAGGTAGACCGTCCTGCCGTCACTATCGATATTCTTCGGATGGAGCACGTACCCGTCACCGGTCTGGCGGGCGAACTTTCTCATGAACCGGTCAAGAGACACATGCATCCTGCTCCTGGATGATTTGACCTCCACCGGGCAGACCTTTATCCCCCTCCTGATGAGGAAGTCGATCTCCATGTTGTCGTCCGGGTCGTCACCGTATCTGGAGTAGAAGTACAGCCTGTGTCCGCTGGCGACCAGCATCTGCGCGACCAGGTTCTCGGTGATCATGCCCTCGTTGATCCCAAGCTTTCCGGTCAGCACGGCCTTGTACAGCGGATTGTCGGTGTACGGACCGTCACCGAACGCCATCGTTATCAGCAGGCCCGTGTCGGCCATGTAGTACTTGACCTTGCTGTCGTCGAGGCTCAGGGCAAGGCCAACGTTGGGGTCCACGGAGTTGAAGCAGGGGTTGACGATCATTCCGTCGGTCAGCCATAGGAAAGCATCGGAGTACCTCCGTGATTTCGCTTTTTTGTTGATCGATGTGATGTTGAACTTCTTCTCTTTCTTGGACAGCTGCGAAGGTATGGTCTCGAAGACCTCCCGGACCTTCGTCTGGTACTGTTCGGCGAACTTGCCTATGTCGTTCCTATACAGCTGGAGGATGTCCCTCTTCACATCATCGGTCAGGCGGAAGTCCTTGGTGTTCACATAGGTCGAGACTGCCTGGGGCATCCCGCCCACGAGCATGTACTGTCTCAGAAGGTTCATCGTGGATCTGTGGACGGCCTCGCTTACCGTTTTGCGCTCTTCGAAGCATCTCTTGATCAGTGGAACCGTCTCGGTGTTCCCCATCGCCCATAAGAATTCCTCGAAGTCCATGGGATGCATGTAGATGTGCTTCTCCTCCGAAGGGATCAAGATGTTGGAGACATTGGTTTTTATAGAGATGAGGGAACCCGTCTCGATGTAATCGAATCTGCGGTCCTTCACCAGTCTTTTTATCATCTGTCTCGCCTTGGGGTAGAGCTGCACCTCGTCGAAAATGACGAGGGATTCACGTCTGTACAACGTGACTCCGTAGATGGCCGACAGCTCGTTGAAGAAAAGGTCGAGGTCCAGGCTGTCGTTCTCGAACACATCAATGACCGTCGGGGGCGCATCGTTGAAGTCTATCCATAGGAAAGAGCGATATTCATTTCTCGCGAACTCCTCCACGACGAAACTCTTGCCGACACGACGGGCGCCGTCTATAAGCACGGCGGTCCTGCCATCGCTGGCCATCTTCCATTGCACAAGGTCGTCGTAGATCTTCCTCCTCATGTAGGGCGGTCTGTCATCACTATTGGGGGAATTCATGATTCTGTCACCAAATAGGATTTCAGGATATATGGTTTTGTCACCAAATAGAATTTCAGACACATTCGATTTGTCACCAAAT
Coding sequences within it:
- a CDS encoding UbiD family decarboxylase, which codes for MSVKESISGDVVTVQGPTDPDTRDVTRKLMEDQSKTVVFEDLNGGRAVGNLFSTREKIAAALNVPKDGIVEHLLHAITSPEPCEVVDSPEFREVQAELDLMKLPIPKYFPEDGGRYITSGVIVTDYNSTKNVSFHRMMIMDRNHIAVRLVPRHLFTIYNMAKKNGEELRIAICVGARAEVLLAAATSMDFGADELEVASSMFRKGHGTPLRVGRTDNGLLVPADTDYVLEGRITLNETKEGPFVDITGTYDFERQQPVIEIDRIWTRKDPIFHALLPGGWEHYMLMGLPREPMILKTVRQAVPRVKNVRLTEGGCCWLNGVVSIAKNKEGDGVNAIMAAFTGHPSMKQVIIVDDDIDIFDDKEVEWAVATRMQADRILKIPGAAGSSLDPSSHGKTTWKVGFDATIPLGADLSLYKKATLD
- a CDS encoding winged helix-turn-helix transcriptional regulator gives rise to the protein MELEVKSAQGGFPKSFWETYSAFANTNGGTIVLGVVEDDEKGMVIEGVPDVQGTLNGLWNGLNNTEKVSANLLTDSDVVITDVDGKELIVIRVPRADRKDRPLFINGNTRNSFRRNGEGDYRCTPDEINSMITDSMSGPTDRVPVNTSGISDFDPGTVSAFRNSMRTLKGEHPWNNLDDGEFLRVVGAAVDSEGTLVPTLAGLLMFGRSYCIMSESYNYHLDYREYVSDDEWSLRITSGDGEWSGNVYDFYIRVMNSLKTVTGRRMAIDDDMRRVEDTQLDKCMREMLVNALVNADYRGRGGILVEWRPRSFSVRNCGTFRIPLDTAMAGGVSDPRNQTMATMFSLIGAVEHAGSGIHRILSYCKSLGLPSPAFTEEMEPARVTVRLSLVPSDTDKDILDGQVVSLLSEDGTLSISAIAERLNVPRSRVVTAVDRLKTSGMLTRVDGTRGRWVVSGRLRRQKIETRATAYGCSCQSRNPSPETS
- a CDS encoding glutamate--tRNA ligase, with the translated sequence MSDQIEDTIRKFALQNAVFFKGKANPKAVVGKILGGCPELRSKAAEITPLINQIVEEVNAMGLEAQTKALSEMDSSMLVKEKKERHYELPELKNVDGRVVMRIAPGPSGPLHIGHTRVSVLNDEYVKRYGGDLVLRFEDTNPEKIDPDAYDMIPEDLDWLGVKCNRTYIQSDRFEMYYDYTRKLLEMGKAYVCTCDADHWRELKEHRQACPCHDLPVEEQLDRYDRFLAGEYEEGKAVVVVKTDLNHPNPAVRDFVALRLVSHPHPRTGDRYVAYPMMNLSVAIDDHEMGMTHVIRGKDHLNNTLRQEYIFDYFGWKKPEYYHYGLVNIPDTVLKTSIIKGEIQNGTYSGWDDVRTGTVRAMERRGIRPEAIRRYWVEAGMKAVDIQFSWDNLYGMNRDIIDAESNRYFFVRDPVRYDIDGVDVIEGSAPKHPDHPERGDRVYRLEDPRTVFLAGEDSKLFQEAERIRLKDLCNLEYGLPARYAGNDVSILKQGVRAVQWVGRDSEEATLLMPDGEVWSGLAERALMDEPGEMVQLERIGFARIEKREPGKVSMVFAHR
- a CDS encoding AAA family ATPase; protein product: MRRKIYDDLVQWKMASDGRTAVLIDGARRVGKSFVVEEFARNEYRSFLWIDFNDAPPTVIDVFENDSLDLDLFFNELSAIYGVTLYRRESLVIFDEVQLYPKARQMIKRLVKDRRFDYIETGSLISIKTNVSNILIPSEEKHIYMHPMDFEEFLWAMGNTETVPLIKRCFEERKTVSEAVHRSTMNLLRQYMLVGGMPQAVSTYVNTKDFRLTDDVKRDILQLYRNDIGKFAEQYQTKVREVFETIPSQLSKKEKKFNITSINKKAKSRRYSDAFLWLTDGMIVNPCFNSVDPNVGLALSLDDSKVKYYMADTGLLITMAFGDGPYTDNPLYKAVLTGKLGINEGMITENLVAQMLVASGHRLYFYSRYGDDPDDNMEIDFLIRRGIKVCPVEVKSSRSRMHVSLDRFMRKFARQTGDGYVLHPKNIDSDGRTVYLPLYMAIFL